From the Cucumis sativus cultivar 9930 chromosome 5, Cucumber_9930_V3, whole genome shotgun sequence genome, the window ttaaactctaaactaCGTACTTATAAGTTAATTAGTATTAGCTAATTATTGTTATGTGTAtgtgtttgtgtttgtgtgtgtgaagAACTTTTTAGCTTTGATAGCTTTTAGTTAACTATAAGGATATGTTTTTGTTAAGCTCTTATAAATGTtgtaatatcttttttttgttgttcattACTCATTTTGTCACTtgtttaaaattcaataattataattctaTATCTAGTTAGTTCcttttatcaaatatcaacttcaattgtttcttccttttttagaTGATAGggtggcaaaaaaaaaaaaaaaaagttaatgtaACGTTTCTAATCAATTTACGTGAACAATTCAACTGGcataaaatatgtatgtattatcTTAATAACATGCTACGTTGTGTGTATCATTGAATTAACAATCGTTGTCATTATGATTGATGGCTAATATTTGTTGAATAGAAATATTGTACATGTAACTTAATATTCGAATTTTATGTGATGTatagtaataatttaatatataatgttaTAAAACGATTTGAATagaaatatatcattatattatCAACTTGCGAATTAGAGATTCAATTATCTCACTTcctaatatataaaataataaaaacaaatttgaaaatatgccCGAATTATATCTTGTCATTAAAAGCACAATTCCTAAAACTAAACTTGGGTTGAAAActcaacaaataaatttacaaattttttggATTGTTATTCAAATATCCAAAATATGTGTAGCAAAATGTAATTATCTTATTAGTGATAATTCAACGTATTATGATActatcttaaatcaccaattgacaaaaaaaaaaaaaattgttagtgAGCTTAGGtaaatctaattatatataaaaaaaagtgagtatttaaaaagaagcaCAAAGTCTTACTTTGGTAGGTTTtgcatttaatttgaaaatgacttATTTCCTTTCTCCCACGGCATCCCTGTTCCATTAACATTCTACATTGCCACTAACATTCTACATTGCCATTAACATTCTACAATCGACACGAGTTTTCTGTTTGACAACTTGTCGTATAGGttaaatttaatctataaTCTACTCATTTACATGCTACAAAATAAACATGATAATCTAAAGATGGTAGAtaagttataacaaatattCCTAAATTGGAACTACTATTTCATCTTTCAAAAGTTGCTATATTGATCCATGATAGactatttgaagaaaatccaATAAAAGGGTATGAAAAGGGCGATTTAAACGGACATGGCAGTTGGTAGTTACAACATTCCAAAGCAAATGAGGCTATAAAATCCATAGCCCCATTGATTGAGAAGCAGACCGCCATTGCCACGCCGTCGTTCTTCTACACAGGGACTGTCAAATTGGAGGGTTTGGCTAGCCCTCTCCCCCCATCCCCTTTTGACAGTTTCAAATCATTTATCAATTCACGGCCTAAATACActtcaattttctaataatatcTCTCTCTGCTACGCCTCTCCGGACCTTTTCTTCTTAACCTTTTCAATTCTTGAGAGACGTtgcagagagagagagagagagaaagagtgaGAGAGATCTCATTCCTTCTTCCTTTACTAATTTTCCATTACAagcttctccttttttttcaacatgGCGGTCGTTGCTTGTAAGGTCCCTTTTGGTGgcattttgtttgttgttgctTTAGTTTTGACCAGGCTTTCCTCTGCTTATGCTCAATCGTTGTCTCCGGCTCAACCGCCTGCTACTGGCGATGGtaacttcttcttcatcttcgtCTGATCATTTTTTAACCACACTTTTTATAACCATTTTTGTTCATCTTAACTGATGgaaaattgttgtaattttgatttgtaGGAACAAGCATAGATCAGGGGATTGCCTATGTATTGATGTTGTTGGCGTTGGTGCTCACCTACATTATCCATTCAGCGGATCTTTACGTCAGTTTATAAATTCCTTCACAAAACTAATTCAGATTCAGATTCAGATTTCAAATGGGGTTGAAGAATTTATGATAGGAAAATATGATCTCATGGACTAAACTTTACAtgtaaattaatgaaaatgatgatttcTTTTACCTCAATGGTGGATTTTTCTTGTCCATCTTCCCTTGtcagttttgtttctttttaaattaactattgTTAATAAAGCAGACATTTTTAGCGTTCATGTCATATTTATTAGAACAATTGTTGAATAGATAAAAAAAGGCCGTCGTGTCCGTGCCATGTTGGTCCAAGAGACCAACTTAAATATTGTGCTTAGCATGACAGATTAGAATGATTGAACGAAACAAACATAATTGATATCCATAAGCTTCTTTGAGTTGAAAGAAAGTTGTTCTGAAGAAATTCGATGGATTTGCTATAATATAACCTATGAGAAATGGACAATCTTTCAGATTCCAGAAACTGAATTTATTGCGGAATTCAATGGTCACCATTTTGATAGAATTCGATTCAAATCATTTTGATAGAATTCAGGA encodes:
- the LOC101210193 gene encoding arabinogalactan protein 41, producing MAVVACKVPFGGILFVVALVLTRLSSAYAQSLSPAQPPATGDGTSIDQGIAYVLMLLALVLTYIIHSADLYVSL